The nucleotide sequence TgtcgccagtttgatatctgttccgtggtgatggtgtccactctcaagtcaaccatttgatgcatggacttacaaatgcttatcatttagtgaccattgctgcattttttgaacctgtttgcacctattttttgatgttgttattatataagcacttgcactttaaatcactattatattgttgaccttatagttaatatattgtttcaagctagaatttggaatttttccATCACCTAatattagcgcccccttattattattatacaccccccacatGGACTTTGAGTTGGCAGTCCATTTTAATGATGGCCTGGATGAGTTTTTGAATTCAGGCCAACCACAGTTCctagatataccgtatatactcgagaataagctgagtttttcagcacattttttggtgctgaaaatgcccccctggcttatactcgagtcacctttttgcgcctgatctcccggtactggtcggctgtaggtcccctggaccccaaacttggcacccaAACTtggctacaagtgtgcaaagtttgctgtctggggggacctacggccggggagcaccgattttttaaagccgggcaccccttctatatactccgatgttaaacgtaagtctagtcatggacatagTGAGGTATGGACAtagtgaggtatggacacagtgaggcatcggcacagtgaggcatcggcacagtgaggcatgggcacagtgaggcatgggcacagtgaggcatgggcacagtaaggcaaagtgaggcacagtgaggcatgcagatggacacccaaggcttatactcgagtcaatatgtttcccatttttttgtggtaaaattaggtgccttggcttatattcgggtcggcttatactcaagtatatacggtatgtccaTAGCGACCGCACCGACAGCACTTCTGGACCTTTTGGGGGTCCCTTTGTAGCAGATTCTTGTCCCTATGGGGTTGGGGGAGTCCCATTTAAGGGAGGACATCTCTTGGTTTAAGGAGGCCATATCTTGAGCTAGCTCTCTCAGTGCTGTTTGGAGGGCTGACAGGGGGTGAAGGGGCCATGGCCTCTTCCCTTAGATACACAGATTTATACTTCTTGGTCACCACCACTGTCGCCTCTGCATCTTCTTGCTCCAACGCAACGGTATCCAACAAAATGTCAAGGAGATGGCAGGTTGTGTCCTAATTGTCTGTTGCAGAGCTCTCCTGACTGGGCCAGATTTCATGTCCACTATGAACTGGTCCCTCAGCATGTGATCTGATGCGGTAATGTCTGCACAGCTGTGCACATCCCTATTTTCCTGGCGCTTCCAGAGATTCTGGATTGCTACTCCATAATAAGTGAGCCTTTCTTTCTTCTGTTGCTTCCAGGCAAATAATCTCCACCTACGTTTTCTCCGAACAGGCCCTCCAGATGTGACACAATCTGCTCTAATGTAAAACCTGCCTCATCTCCTCTGCCTCCTAATccttgtacacatgggccgaatgccgGGCTACATCGTCCGGTTCAATAAGAACCGTCTGACATTCAGCCTGTTTGTATGGGCGCCTGTCCGGCTTCTGTCGGATGAGCATGCTGTAAAACCAGCAGCGGACCGGTTCCcgtagtgttctggtggggggtcgTCCTCCTGTCACACAACAGTTTATAACTCAtatgggtagattcacacacaatggcctaaaattaggacggcctagcctagtctttttaggccgtaaattatttaggctattagtgattctcaaaccacttacctgttaaTTTtccgcggcgtagcctaaaacaagcgggcgtaagcgcgcctaattcaaatgattaggaggggggcgtgttgtatggaaatgaggcttgacctcacgtttttgacgtttttgtgtactgcgcatgcaccgggcgactacatttcccagtgcgcattgcggctaagtacgctgtacgggcctattgatttcgacacggaagtaaacgatgtaaatcccgtttcgcggacgacttacgcaaacgacgcaaaaaattcgaacctcgcggcgggaacggcggccatacttaacattgttattccacctcataggtggaataactttaggcggcgtaacccttacggaaacaacgtaatgcgacggtgtaggcccggcgtacgcttgtGAAtcgtcgtgaatcggcgtatcccctcatttacataatctaggccggccgcaatgtaagcgccacctagcggtaagccaaaacattgcaatctaagataggacggcgcaagccgtcctatcttagatatgtttaagtgtatctctgttagagaatacacttaaacataggtcggcttagattcagagttaggtcggcttatctgtagataagccggcctaactctttgtgaatctacctaatagtatgtaccaggctttacaTTGCAGCCTAATCAAGCTGCTTACATACTGTCTAGCTACTGAacaatatttgtggctattgtctctTAAATAATGCACTCAAATGTTTATTTCACGAAAaaaactcttatgccgtgtacacacgaccgtttttcatgacgagaaaaatgcattttttttaattagtagtgaaaaacggtcgtgtgtaggctccagagcatttttctcaacgagaaaaatgggcgttaaaaatttagaacctgctctattttttctcgtcgtctttcacgtcgtgaaaaacggtcgtgtgtacactttaacgagggggggggaaaacgtgcatgctcagaagcaggttctGAGATGGGGAatttagcataatcagcccaaagggtggcgccatttgaatggaacttcccctttatagtgccgtcgcacgtgttgtacgtcactgcgctttgctcgagcattttttttcacgatcaggcttgagaggaatcacgtcgagaaaaacgttgttttttccatgacatgaataacggtcgtgtgtacgcggcataaaactgaAACCTTTTGCTAGATCTAGCTGCTAACGCATGCTCTACAAAACCACTCGCTTTCATAACATTCAGCTATACTGTATGAATATTATTGAGTTTGCATACATTGTTTCATTTTCTCACCATTTCTCACCAGGGGACCATTAAAACATATTGGGTTTGAtttcctaaaggcaaatagactgtgcactttgcaagtgtagCTGCACAAATTTTTCCCAAAGCTTAGTGAATGCGGTAAAGCttaactttgtaaagaatacccacaaaacagcatttttgcttgcacgtgattggatgatagcaatcagcagagtttcaccacattcactaagctctgggggaaaTGAGTGCAACTGTACATGCAAGGTGCACaaattatttgcctttagtaaatcaaccccacaggatCTGGAAAAATGTTATCACTGGAATTAACCAGTGTCTAGATTTCAATATTACGGTGTGACACTTCAGCTTTAGATTTACTCCTCCCTCTCAACAACGTACAGTGGTCATAGAAATCCTTTGTTGTGTAATAATTGCTTTCCTAATGTTTATATTctccatacagtaaaaccttggtttgagagtaacttggtttgagagcgttttgcaagacaaccaaaatgttttaataaattttgacttgatatacaagcaatgtcttgatataagagtagcgtcatgtcacaactgagtataaaagagaagagaggagcctctaagtgtagcactatggttacatttaatgaaggtacaacatttagaaactcacatggtcgatgattaaaacaggcacatttaagtatgcaggcatccggggtaaatctgtccacatagaccgtcctccacaTCGGCATCAAATTCATCCCTTCCACGCTAAGCTCCACAAGCGTTTCAAGtcacgctttcagatcgctctactgcagggtagtcttcccggtcatgattgcagactgacagcggtgagagccagtggtgtggaggatggtctacaatggacagctttaccttctcttttatactctgtagctcctgatggattttgcttctaatacccttgtggatggacattttctggttacacaacctggtcagtctttttatatggacaataaactgaaggacctatgaataaatggttgtggaacaaatcatttgagtttccatcatttcttatgggtaaatttgctttgatatgcaagtgctttggattacaagcatgtttctggaacaaattatgcaagGTTTTACTTGTTATTACACAACTGCCTTAATTTTGAATGATAACAGGGTTCCGATGCTGTTAacacaatgttttttatttatttttttggccagaAAAACCACCCTCGCTAATGcccctgtcatggatatgcaatagctgtcatggatatgcaatagcctggcagcttacctgtgtttccaTCTGTTCAATAGAGGCCTGACTATTAactgttgctctacaggtctgcagtgctgttcaacagtgtagtttgctagttcTGTTTCcagtgtgctacgatcatctttccgtgtaccgttttggcttgttcctgacttctgctgtttgcctgtgcccctgaccatttgcctgtcccacggttatccttgtctgcctgtgcccctgaccatttgcctgtcccacggttatccttgtctgcctgttaccctgacctcggcctacccatcaccaccgtttgtcctgctggctgcttcccctctctccctgcggagcgtgacctagggaatCTTGGggacgcgacctggatccagttgcggccaagaccatccccaccatcaggggccctggtgaatacaaaactgggtcttagactccgcgccctgggtgatcttaggttcacacTTCGTTCCTgcttgcagcagtcggctatagggttcaccaccctgtggtacATCccggaccccaacggggtgcacttgtcacctggccacaggtgacctgacagccccgtacacgcgaccgggttttccgacgggaaaactgtgaggagagcttttgggtcgggaatcccggccgtgtatatgctccttgcagtttttccgatgggaaaactgcccaaaaaccgccgggcaaaaacgagaacctgctcttttttcTCCAGGCCaggattcccgactgactttttcccggaGGAAAATTGCCATTTTTGGCCGTtctcctgtggggaaaaactcagatggagcatacacacggtcgggattcccgaggaaaagctTTTAGCTGAAttctcccgacgggaaaacccaACGTCTGCACGAGGGAAAAGTcgaaagcaggttctcggttttcccctcgggatttccgacggaccttttcccgtcgggaatcccggtcgtgtgtacagggcatgatagTTCTTGTGACCATTGTCTGCAAAACAGAAAGTAATGGTAAGTCCACAATTTTCAATTTGTCAAGGGAATAAGACATGAgataaaatcttccaatgggaacaactGGTGACAACTGTCGAAGAGGGAATTTTTCCTTGTTTTGGTGTGGTTTACCAAAATGTTTAATGTGAACCTTTTTGTGAAGAGATAGATGGTACTATTCCTAAACCAAACACTTGAAAATATTTAATTAAgggaggagctgcggtggctcaacgcgattggcactgcgctgacaagccattcacctctgcagccaggggttcggatcccggtctcggctacatgtgaattgagtttggtggtctcagcccgtctcccggtgggtgtgctatgcaaggtaagcctgcgcttagtaccacccccctcccacaaaaaaaacaccacaccacgcactcaaaattgagttaacatgcacgcactttgaccacacggtctctaaaaagagaggcggaggactaacggggctggttgagcgggctagatcctctcattcccttgtagggagtccctctgccccgttgggcttcaaagcggagcaggtagggcgggctgtgtgggaggaccccctcacgcacccgccattgccacccggggcatgtagaaaggtggcagattgcctctgggggaggcctgcctactcccaactcctgcattctggctcctctctcgagtacacgcacaaaaaaatatatatatatatttaattgacAAGTTTTAGCATTTTATTATTTGTTGATGGTCTTTTTTACCTTTAACAATCTTTATAGCCTGTTGGCTGAACCAGAATTCTGCTCTAAGAAGAATGATTAAAATGTATATACTATATTATGTGAGTTGCTTGTGTAATGCAGGAAATTAAAATAAGTTTTTCTTGCTGAAACGTTCTTCCATATGAGCCTTCAACATTACTTTATTATCATACTTTCCCAACATCTGAAAAGTTTTCTTGAAAGCTACCTTCACCTCCTGGTTCCGAAGACAGTATATGATGGGGTTCATTAGAGGGGTAACTACACAGTAAAAGACAGAAACCACTTTGTCCATTGTAAAGCGGATGTGGGAAGTGGGTCGAATGTACATGAAGATGACTGTCCCATAGAAGATGGACACCACAGCTAAGTGGGATGCACATGTATTAAAGGCCTTCTTTTGCCCTTCGGTTGATGGGATCTTCAGGACAGCAAGGACAATGAAGGTGTAGGATATCATGATCAGAAGGAAACAGCCCAAGATAACACTCCATGACATGACCATGAAGATAAACTCGCCTTCCGAAGTGTCCTCACAGGAGAGCTTCAGCAGAGGTGCATAATCACAAAAGAAGTGGTCTATAAAATTGGGAAAGCAAAACCTCAAGGTTGAGATCCAGACAGCGGGTGGGAAGGCAGCCAGGAGACCACTTACCCAAGCACCAATTGCCAGTTTTAAGCTAATCATACCAGTCATCAGAGTTGGATAATGCAACGGTCTGCAGATGGCCACATATCGGTCATAAGCCATCACAGCAAGAAGACAGTTTTCTGCAGCCCCAAAGCCGAACAGAAAATAAAACTGGGCCAAGCATGACGATGAAGAGATCTCTTTTTGTTGGGTCAACAATGCATTGAGCATTATAGGAATAGTTACTGTGGTGTACAGGACCTCCAGCATGGAGAAGTTGGCCAGAAGTATGTACATGGGTTTGTGAAGATGGCGGTCCAATGCCACTAGTATGACAACCAGGAAATGGGCTCCGATTGTGAGGATGTACATGCtggagaagagggagaagagaaacagctCCACCTCTCGCAGGGTTTCAAACCCAACAATGATGAAAGAGGCAGCGATACCATGGGTCCCATTGTCAGTTTTTGGCATTATCCTTGGAAAACAGACATTTTATAGtgaaaatctaaaattttaatgatagtttttatttaaattgtagtATCTGGTAATTTCTGGAGAGTTAAACaccctgatgcctcgtacacaggaccgttttttccatcgggaaaactgccatgagagcttttggctgggaaaaacagccgtgtgtatgctccatcgcagttttcccgatgagaaaactgccgaaaaaaaaagagaaccagctttcttttttccaGTGTGGATTCCCGGgggactttttcccgtcgggaaaaccggtcgtgtgtatgcttttccgaggggaaaaaaacatgcatgttaagaatcaagtatgagattaAGCATTGCGTAAACtgtttggcgctatataaatcctgtataataataataatgagacgggagcgctcgttctggtaaaactagcgttagtaatggagatagcacattcgtcacgctgtaaggcagtgtttcccaactccagtcctcaaggcacaccaacaggtcatgttttcaggatttccctcagatgaaacggttgtggtaattactaaggcagtgaaactgatcaaatcacctgtgcaaaataatggaaagcctgaaaacatgacctgctggtgtgccttgaggactggagttgggaaaccctGCTGTAAGGGACTGAAAAGCaccaagactgaaaagcgcaaatcttctctcaccaaacttttactaacacgaggaccagcaaaagcagcccaaagggtggtgccgtttgaatagaacttcccctttatagtgccgtcgtacgtgttgtccgtcaccgcgctttggacgggcggtatttggcctgacgtgtgtatgcaaggcagacttgagaggaatcccgtcggggaaaacttcgtttttttcctgccgagaaaaacggtcgtgtgtacgaggcatgatagTCTCTTATATATCTTGAGGACGCTATTGATCAGACATCTGTGCTTAAGCTAGTCATAGATGTATAGATTTTTTCTTTCAGCATACAGGCTAAGGAAAATAAATCTAACAGATTTCAAGTGTAtgccaagctaaaacttttttttgttgttttggatATAGTGTGCAAAGGCCAAAACCCTGTCATGTTCTTAATGCTATTTTGTtcttagttaaagtggagtttcggaGGTAGAATCTCGCGCCAAAATTAAATGATaaaggttaaataaataaatgaataataaagaaaataaccTGAGCTGCTACCCCAAAATTACAGTGATATGTAACAAtgtgaatatgtggaaaaaagatAGTAAATAATATAGATAATCCACAGTGAATAACCAGCAACAATGATTCgttaaaaatagtgaaaaaacacaaagtaaaTTATATTGgtgataatataaatataaaacataaaataaagtcCATCACAATGAAGACTCCCAAAAGGGAGATATCTTATGTCAACAATGTGCagaaaaaacagtgaaaaaacgACAAGTGCTTGACAGATGATTTCACTTAATCAATACAGATTTCCACCTCCACCACAGGAAGAAAAAGGTAATCACCGCaaaaaagtgctcatggatggcaccttaccgcaggGTGTTGACCactttagttaaaaagaggtcaaataggCATAAATGTTAACCATAGATTCCAGACGTAACTCTTGATGTCTCGATTGTCATACTCCACACCACATGAAGTAAatcagaaaagagaaaaaaatcgccatagaataataacgtttatttaaaatgtaaaagtaaaaacaGGCAGcgccaaatggccccttacttgaaAAGTGCCTTAAGCCGGCACTGAGGCTAGTCGACGTTGAATGGCATGTGGAGAGACGGTCCCACGCTTCAGGAAGCCTGCAACCAGCGTGTGTTCCACCTCTCAGAATGAGAGGACCAGCGTGACCGGAAGTACGTAGATTGTGCGTGACcagtgcgcctcgacgtacgtttcgtgattgccacgtcgtcaggaagcgcCACGcttattattctatggcgattttttttctcttttatgatTTACTTCATGTGGTGTGGAGTATGACAATCGAGACATCAAGAGTTACGTCTGGAATCTATGGTTAACATTTATGcctatttgacctctttttaactaaagtGGTCAACACCCTGCgataaggtgccatccatgagcacttttttGCGGTGATTACCTTTTTCTTCCTGTGGTGGAGGTGGAAATCTGTATTGATTAAGTGAAATCATCTGTCAAGCACTTGTcgttttttcactgttttttctGCACATTGTTGACATAAGATATCTCCCTTTTGGGAGTCTTCATTGTGATGgactttattttatgttttatatttatattatcacCAATATAATTTActgttttttcactatttttaacGAATCATTGTTGCTGGTTATTCACTGTGGATTATCTATATTATTTACTATCTTTAGGTGATCCAATATCCCTAGCGCTCCCTTTTTTCCacataaagtggagtttcacccaaaagtggaacttccgcttaatccactcctcacccccttacatgccacatttggcatgtcatttttttggggggggggggggagtgggcgcttcaggaggagtgggacttcatgtcccacttcctccttccgcccagggaccgctgaggcgatacgtcatatcgccttttggcagcccctccctgtaggcgatcgcctgggacacgtgacaggtcccaggcgatcgcctgtccaatcaagtagcgcagcgccgctcgcgcatgcacagtgagtgcccggccgtgaagccgaaagctgtcacggccgggtgcccacagttaggatggaggcgccggcggagtgggggggagaggagcggagcgtcGCTGGacaatggagcaggtaagtgcacgtttattaaaagccagcagctatgctttttgcagctgctgacttttaataaacatcaaaaaaggctggaactccgctttaaagacattttcctcacttcctgcccTGCTGACAACAGTTTCACCAGgtaggaagtgagaaaaaaatctgcaaataGGATCCAGACAGTAACTAAAGTGGAACatactgccgcgtacacacaatcggaatttctgatgaaaaaagtcagacggaattttttcatcggatattccgaccgtgtgtgacccatctgagtttttccatcggatattccgacggacttagaaagagtacATGTTCTCTTGTTttcgcctgacgccgaacgcctgaagctcaaacaagctccggacccttttttgtcacgtgtatcgggcggtttggtcgtttttgagcgtttccatttcccatagaaagtaatggaaccgctcgattcaagcgacttgcgcgacaacgagcgtttgctacgggcgtttcgtcgctttaatcaataaaacatttcacccaggcagaagattaaaaaaatctaccaacatagcaacaagtgatgaaaagatgataatttttcctattggctaaaataaaaaacgtcgaagtacaaaaacgtcggacgacgctgtatgcaaacgggcaaataagcatgaatatgtGCGACAAaatgccggaaaaaaacgccggaaaaaattaccgaacgaccgacgctcaggtgtgaatgcagcctcagtgctatacaaatgcattaattactgtgtaaatgacactggcagggaaggggttaaccactagggggcgaggaaggggttaggtgtgtcctagggagtaattctaactgtgtggggcctgggctaccagtgacgcatcattgatcactgctcccgatgacagggagcagtagatcagtgtcctgtcactaggcagaacaggcaaatgccttgtttacacaggcatccccctgttctgtagctccgtgacacgatcgcgggacactggcagacatcgagtccgcgggtgccgcgggcacggtcacggagttcGCGGCAGGGgcacggtgccaaattcaaagcgacgtatatatacgttgctgtgcgcagccatgccattctgccgacgtataagtgcgtgagccggtcggcaagcggttaatgtatAACTTTAAATGAAAGACCAAGAGGTCAAAACATCATGGAGAATTTGTGGGGGGTTTTGTTCACTGGCCTCTTGagtattgaccacaagttcttaatgggattaaggtctgggggagtttcctggccaagGACCAACATTTCGATGTAAGCATTGTTCCTCTggaaactgttcttggatggttgggagaagttgctctcggagttgctttttgtaccattctttattcatggctgtgttcttaggcaaaattgtgagtgaaccCCACATACTTGGCTGAGAAGCGACCCCACACattaatggtctcaggatgctttactgttggcatgacacaggactgatggtagcgctcaccttttcttctccagacaaggggccagattctcagtcaagatacgacggcgtatctctagatacgccgtcgtatctctgcgttgcgccgtcgtatctatgcgcctgattcttagaatcagttacgcatagatatctgttagatccgacaggcgtaagtctcttgcgccgtcggatcctaactgcatatttacgttggccgctaggtggcgcttccgtcaaaatccgcattgagtatgcaaattagctagatacgcgaattcccgaacgtacgcccggccgacgcagtaaagttacgccatttacgttaggcttttcctggcgtatagttacccctgctatatggtggcgtaagtgcggcgtaacaatgttaactacttggtaaccgccctatagccgaaatacggctacaaggcggttccctaactctaggagggcgtcaatatacgtcctcccagagagtcacaattgcgcgcccgagcgggcgcgcacacgcgatcaccggcgctcggtgggtccacgggacccgcagcaacacggatcgcggtaaggagccaatggaagcggctccttaccacgtgatcgcgccgtccaatgacggcgcgatcacttgtaaacaaaccggcgtcatgtaatgacgccggttcctccctctcctctctgtaccgttcggtacagtgtgagaggagagggagggggggggatcgggcggcagcagcagctgccgcactgtgggctggatctgtgacaattgcagtcacagatccagccatccctgcgcaatactctgcaaaataaaaaaaaaagatgagtgcaatactctgcaataccccaccccatactctgcaataccccaccccatactctgcaataccccaccccatactctgcaatacccacccccccatactctgcaatacccacccccccatactctgcaatacccccccatactctgcaatacccccccccatactctgcaataccccccccatactctgcaataccccccccatactctgcaataccccccccatactctgcaatacccccccatactctgcaatcccccccatactctgcaataccccccccatactctgcaatacccccccatactctgcaataccccccccccatactctgcaataccccccccccatactctgcaataccccccatactctgcaatacccccccccatactctgcaatacccccccatactctgcaatacccccccccatactctgcaatacccccccatactctgcaatacccccccaatactccgcaataccctcaatactccaataccttgcaatacgtcgcctatggggatttttaagtagcaatgtttggcgcaatttcacgagcgtgtgcaattttgaagggtgacatgttgggtatctatttactcggcgtaacttcatctttcatattatgcaaaaacattgggctaactttactgttttgtttttttttaagcacaaaactgttttttttttaaaaacacgcgttcaaaaaattgctgcgaaaataccgtgcaagataaaaagttgcaacaaccgccattgtattctctagggtatttgaaaaaaaaagcatatataatgttttgggtttctatgtaattttttagcaaataaatgatgatttttacatgtaggagagaaatgtcaaaattggcctgggtgctccagaacgcctgatggtgctccctgcatgttgggcctctctatgtggccacgctgtgtaaaagtcgcacacatgtggtatcactatactcgggaggaatagcagaatgtgttttggggtgtaatttgtagtatgcatatgctgtgtgtgagaaataacctgctaatatgacagaaactagattttttttttttttttacagaattttcagtcttttttcttttatagcgcaaaaaataaaaaccgcagaggtgatcaaataccaccaaaagaaagctctatttgtgggaaaaaaaggacaaaaaattcagatgggtacaatgttgtatgactgagtgagtgtcattcaaattgtgagagcaccgaaagctgaaaattggtctggtgattaagggggttttcgtgcccagtggtcaagtggttaagtatggccgtggtccccgcgtcaaaatttgaaaaagttacgtcgtttgcgtaagtcgtccgtgaatggggctggacgtcatttaccttcacgtcaa is from Rana temporaria chromosome 9, aRanTem1.1, whole genome shotgun sequence and encodes:
- the LOC120914619 gene encoding olfactory receptor 10C1-like; its protein translation is MYILTIGAHFLVVILVALDRHLHKPMYILLANFSMLEVLYTTVTIPIMLNALLTQQKEISSSSCLAQFYFLFGFGAAENCLLAVMAYDRYVAICRPLHYPTLMTGMISLKLAIGAWVSGLLAAFPPAVWISTLRFCFPNFIDHFFCDYAPLLKLSCEDTSEGEFIFMVMSWSVILGCFLLIMISYTFIVLAVLKIPSTEGQKKAFNTCASHLAVVSIFYGTVIFMYIRPTSHIRFTMDKVVSVFYCVVTPLMNPIIYCLRNQEVKVAFKKTFQMLGKYDNKVMLKAHMEERFSKKNLF